A DNA window from Bacillus andreraoultii contains the following coding sequences:
- a CDS encoding PTS system mannose/fructose/sorbose family transporter subunit IID: MAEQTNTKKLSKRDRISVFWRSQFLQASWNYERMQNVGWAYAMIPALKKLYKNKEDRSQALKRHLEFFNTHPYLSAPILGVTLTLEEEKAAGAQIDNAAVQGVKIGMMGPLAGVGDPIFWGTIRPVLGAFAASLALSQNILGPIVFFLVWNIIRMAFLWYTQELGYKQGSNITQNLSGGLMQKITQGASILGMFIMGVLVPRWTTMNFPLVVSRVNVDEKSLVDFSGLVAAANEGKLNENQIRNVINQVQSGANVNPEKVTTLQDIFNSLIPGLMPLLLTFFCIWLLRKKVSPITIIFSLFALGIVGYVAGIFG, from the coding sequence CCAATTCCTACAAGCTTCTTGGAACTATGAACGGATGCAAAACGTTGGCTGGGCTTATGCGATGATTCCGGCGCTTAAAAAACTATATAAAAATAAAGAAGACCGGTCACAAGCATTAAAACGCCATTTAGAATTTTTTAATACACATCCATATTTGTCGGCTCCTATTTTAGGAGTTACACTAACGTTAGAAGAAGAAAAGGCAGCAGGTGCCCAAATTGATAATGCGGCTGTCCAAGGGGTAAAAATTGGGATGATGGGACCTCTAGCTGGGGTTGGTGACCCAATCTTCTGGGGTACGATTCGTCCTGTTTTAGGTGCTTTTGCTGCTTCTCTTGCATTATCGCAAAATATCCTTGGACCCATCGTATTCTTTCTAGTATGGAATATTATACGAATGGCATTTCTATGGTATACACAAGAGTTGGGTTACAAGCAAGGGTCAAACATTACTCAAAATTTAAGTGGTGGCTTAATGCAAAAAATTACCCAAGGTGCATCGATTTTAGGAATGTTCATTATGGGTGTACTCGTTCCTCGATGGACGACTATGAATTTTCCACTAGTTGTTTCTCGCGTCAATGTTGATGAAAAATCGCTAGTTGATTTTAGCGGGCTAGTTGCGGCCGCCAATGAAGGGAAGTTAAATGAAAACCAAATTCGTAATGTAATAAATCAAGTTCAAAGCGGTGCGAATGTTAACCCAGAGAAAGTTACTACATTACAAGATATTTTTAATTCATTAATTCCTGGCCTAATGCCATTACTTCTTACGTTCTTTTGTATTTGGTTATTGCGTAAGAAAGTTAGTCCTATTACGATTATTTTTAGCTTATTTGCATTAGGGATTGTTGGTTATGTTGCGGGGATATTTGGATGA